One part of the Gemmatimonadaceae bacterium genome encodes these proteins:
- a CDS encoding amino acid permease: protein MQETSDRPAATARQAEELDTEFHRGLGLYDSTMVVVGSMIGSGIFIVSADMGRVLGAPGWLLAAWVLTGVLTVLGALSYGELAAMMPRAGGQYVYLREAFSPLWGFLYGWTLFLVIQTGTIAAVSVGFARYLGVLVPWVDDANYLIAPIHVSSGYAISLSTTQLVGILMIALLTWTNTRGLEYGKLIQNVFTTAKAGALLALIAVGLLLGWNAVAVGDNFGEFWTVRGATDIVPGVSALTTFGLIVALCVSQTGSLFSSEAWNNITFTAGEVKDPRRNIPLSLAFGTSIVIGLYLLANVAYLVTLPFDAIQHAPSDRVATATLDAVFPGFGATIMAVGIIVSTFGCNNGLILAGARAFYAMARDRLFFERVATLNRAKVPGWGLALEGIWAAALVLPRTYNATTGTYGNLYSNLLDYVVSAALIFYLLTIAGIFRLRRTRPDLPRPYRAFGYPWLPALYMIGVVAVLAVLFVYRTATTWPGLVIVLLGVPVYFAWKAKAAR from the coding sequence ATGCAGGAGACATCAGACAGGCCGGCCGCCACCGCTCGCCAGGCCGAGGAGCTCGACACCGAGTTCCATCGGGGCCTAGGACTCTATGATTCGACGATGGTGGTCGTCGGGTCCATGATCGGTTCCGGCATCTTCATCGTGTCAGCCGACATGGGCCGCGTGCTCGGCGCGCCGGGCTGGTTGCTGGCAGCCTGGGTTCTGACCGGCGTGCTCACCGTGCTGGGTGCGCTGTCGTACGGCGAACTGGCGGCGATGATGCCGCGCGCCGGCGGCCAATACGTCTACCTGCGCGAAGCCTTCTCGCCGCTCTGGGGCTTCCTCTATGGATGGACGCTGTTCCTCGTCATCCAGACCGGGACCATCGCCGCGGTCTCCGTGGGCTTCGCGCGCTACCTCGGTGTGCTGGTGCCATGGGTCGACGACGCCAACTACCTCATCGCGCCCATCCATGTCAGCTCGGGCTACGCGATCTCGCTGTCGACGACGCAGCTCGTCGGCATCCTCATGATCGCGTTGCTGACCTGGACCAACACGCGCGGCCTCGAATACGGAAAGCTGATCCAGAACGTCTTCACGACGGCCAAAGCCGGCGCGCTGCTCGCGCTGATCGCCGTCGGCCTGCTGCTCGGGTGGAACGCGGTCGCGGTGGGCGACAACTTCGGCGAGTTCTGGACCGTGCGCGGCGCCACGGACATCGTGCCCGGAGTGTCGGCGCTCACCACGTTTGGCCTGATCGTGGCGCTGTGCGTGTCGCAGACCGGGTCGCTCTTTTCGTCGGAAGCGTGGAACAACATCACCTTCACGGCCGGCGAGGTGAAGGATCCACGCCGCAACATCCCGCTGTCGCTGGCCTTCGGCACGTCGATCGTCATCGGCCTGTATCTTCTGGCCAACGTCGCGTACCTGGTCACGCTCCCGTTCGACGCGATTCAGCACGCACCGTCAGACCGCGTCGCGACCGCGACGCTCGACGCGGTCTTTCCCGGGTTCGGCGCGACCATCATGGCGGTGGGCATCATCGTGTCGACCTTCGGCTGCAACAACGGCCTGATCCTGGCCGGGGCACGCGCGTTCTATGCGATGGCGCGTGACAGGCTCTTCTTCGAACGCGTGGCCACGCTCAACCGTGCAAAGGTGCCTGGCTGGGGCCTCGCGCTCGAAGGCATCTGGGCCGCGGCGCTGGTGCTGCCGCGCACCTACAACGCGACAACAGGCACGTACGGCAACCTCTACAGCAACCTGCTCGACTACGTGGTGTCGGCGGCGCTGATCTTCTATCTGTTGACCATCGCCGGGATCTTCCGATTGCGCCGCACGCGGCCAGACCTTCCGCGACCGTACCGCGCGTTCGGCTACCCCTGGCTGCCGGCGCTCTACATGATCGGCGTGGTCGCGGTGCTGGCGGTCCTCTTCGTGTATCGCACCGCGACCACGTGGCCGGGGCTCGTCATCGTGCTGCTGGGCGTCCCGGTGTACTTCGCCTGGAAGGCGAAGGCGGCCCGATGA
- a CDS encoding dihydrofolate reductase family protein: MATLVFGMNQSLDGYVDHTAFAPSPALFRHFIEEVRRQAGSLYGRQMYEVMRYWDDDHPEWGADEHAFAAAWRSQPKWVVSRSLTSVGPNATLVGHDLASAIRRLKAERDGEIEVAGPDLAQSVAELGLIDEYRIYLHSVVLGHGKPYFAGPRPPLRLVTHDRVDESVVRLTYVPA, translated from the coding sequence ATGGCAACGCTCGTGTTCGGAATGAATCAATCGCTGGACGGCTACGTTGACCACACGGCGTTTGCGCCCAGCCCCGCGCTCTTTCGCCACTTCATCGAGGAGGTGCGGAGACAGGCGGGGAGCCTCTACGGGCGGCAGATGTATGAGGTCATGCGCTATTGGGACGACGACCACCCCGAATGGGGTGCAGACGAGCACGCCTTCGCCGCGGCGTGGCGGAGTCAACCGAAATGGGTCGTCTCGCGCTCGCTGACGTCGGTCGGCCCAAACGCCACGCTCGTCGGGCACGACCTTGCAAGCGCGATCCGCAGGCTCAAGGCCGAGCGTGACGGGGAGATCGAAGTGGCGGGCCCGGACCTGGCACAGAGCGTCGCCGAGCTTGGCCTGATCGACGAGTATCGGATCTACCTGCACTCCGTCGTGCTTGGTCACGGCAAGCCTTACTTCGCCGGACCTCGGCCGCCACTCCGACTCGTGACCCATGATCGGGTGGACGAGAGTGTCGTCAGGCTGACCTACGTGCCGGCGTGA
- a CDS encoding ester cyclase → MIPLDAVIAYERIWCEGINRGDASVADAAFEEDCIVHITGAPEPLRGVGSWKEFVTEFLRAFPDLHFTIEDQVVQGSVVAFRWRATGTHTGPLGPAPATGKRIAIDGLIVDHIVDGKVKERWEQFDQLLMLQQLGLT, encoded by the coding sequence ATGATCCCTCTGGACGCAGTCATCGCGTACGAACGCATATGGTGCGAGGGTATCAATCGCGGCGATGCATCGGTCGCGGATGCAGCCTTCGAGGAGGATTGCATCGTTCATATCACCGGGGCTCCCGAACCGTTGCGTGGGGTCGGCTCGTGGAAGGAGTTCGTCACGGAATTCCTGCGTGCCTTTCCCGATCTGCACTTCACGATCGAAGATCAGGTGGTCCAGGGCAGCGTCGTGGCATTCCGTTGGCGAGCCACCGGAACCCACACCGGACCGCTCGGCCCGGCTCCTGCAACCGGCAAGCGAATCGCGATCGACGGGCTGATCGTCGACCACATCGTGGATGGCAAGGTGAAGGAGCGCTGGGAGCAGTTTGATCAGCTGCTCATGCTGCAGCAGCTTGGGCTGACCTGA
- a CDS encoding DinB family protein, giving the protein MNTRELLIDTHSHLAPAAVLANLTPEHACRRPAHAPHSIAEIVAHMAYWQTWFTARIDGRAEPIARSARIGWPAVGEDDWLATRTQFLAGSDELVRAASRHDLSLPVDPVIETPMMAAYTYRHVCEHVALHNAHHLGQVVLLRQLMGLWPPPEGGYTW; this is encoded by the coding sequence ATGAACACGCGTGAGCTGTTGATCGACACGCACTCGCACCTGGCGCCCGCCGCCGTGCTTGCAAACCTGACACCGGAACACGCCTGTCGTCGCCCGGCGCACGCACCGCATTCCATCGCGGAGATCGTAGCCCACATGGCGTACTGGCAGACGTGGTTCACCGCTCGCATCGATGGGCGGGCAGAACCGATAGCCCGGTCGGCGAGGATCGGTTGGCCTGCGGTTGGCGAGGACGACTGGCTGGCCACGCGGACCCAATTTCTTGCCGGCTCGGACGAACTGGTGAGGGCGGCGTCGCGTCACGACCTCAGCCTGCCCGTCGACCCCGTCATTGAAACACCAATGATGGCGGCCTACACCTATCGCCATGTGTGCGAGCACGTTGCCCTGCACAATGCCCATCACCTTGGCCAGGTCGTGCTCCTGCGGCAGTTGATGGGCCTGTGGCCACCCCCGGAAGGCGGCTACACATGGTGA
- a CDS encoding GNAT family N-acetyltransferase, whose protein sequence is MITTAPITLESNGVRLEPLATSHREGLALAAQDGALWELWYTSVPRPEEVEAYIETALAGQAAGHMLPWAVVDTASGRVIGSTRYHDIVPAIDRVEIGWTWYGHSWQRSHVNTTCKLLLLGHAFERLGCAVVGLRTDNFNFASQQAIARLGAQRDGVLRHHQARRDGTVRDSVMFSILAAEWPDVKRHLELRLQRGNRTAIG, encoded by the coding sequence ATGATCACCACGGCACCCATCACCCTCGAATCCAACGGCGTTCGGCTCGAACCGCTCGCCACGAGCCACCGCGAAGGTCTCGCCCTCGCGGCGCAGGACGGCGCGCTCTGGGAGCTGTGGTATACCTCGGTCCCCCGGCCGGAGGAGGTCGAGGCCTACATAGAGACAGCGCTCGCGGGCCAGGCGGCGGGACACATGTTGCCATGGGCAGTCGTCGACACCGCAAGCGGGCGCGTCATCGGAAGCACGCGATACCATGACATCGTCCCGGCGATCGACCGCGTCGAGATCGGCTGGACGTGGTACGGGCACAGCTGGCAGCGGAGCCACGTGAACACCACATGCAAGCTCCTCCTGCTGGGCCACGCCTTTGAACGCCTCGGGTGCGCCGTCGTGGGTCTGCGCACCGACAACTTCAACTTTGCGTCGCAGCAGGCCATCGCGCGGCTTGGGGCGCAGCGCGATGGCGTGCTCCGTCACCATCAGGCGCGACGCGACGGCACAGTGAGGGACTCGGTGATGTTCAGCATTCTGGCCGCGGAATGGCCAGACGTGAAGCGGCACCTGGAGCTGCGGTTGCAGCGCGGCAACCGCACGGCCATCGGATAG
- the glgA gene encoding glycogen synthase GlgA, with protein sequence MRVLFVAAEVAPFVKTGGLADVAGALPAALRERGLDVRVVMPRYRTIREQGVPAEGPIAAAFLPLGEKTEELRVWRATSTAVPTWFLDVPAAFERAAIYGEPDDARRFILFARGVVTLMQHLREVEGWQPDVVHCHDWHSALVPNYIRTVLAYTFGHIATVFTIHNLAYQGQVTPATVGLAGLAEGGMVEDSVGPGVAGTFNFMARGIGFSDVVSTVSPTYATEIRTGEYGERLDGLLRRRADRLVGILNGIDTTVNDPSTDRHIAAHYSADDPSGKAACKAALQRECGWAEDAGRPLLGIVSRLVEQKGLDLLDRVVPWLVGRTNAQLVVLGSGQAHLEATFRQHAKAYPARVAARIGFDAALAQRIYAGADAFLMPSRFEPCGLGQMIAMRYGTIPIVRATGGLSDTVREGWDGNGFRFHPPNAQHLAEAIDRALAVWRDPKSWAILRDRGMREDHSWGSAAGQYATLYERAIRSRRG encoded by the coding sequence ATGAGAGTCCTCTTCGTTGCCGCGGAAGTGGCACCGTTCGTGAAAACCGGTGGTCTTGCCGACGTCGCCGGTGCCCTGCCGGCGGCCCTGCGCGAGCGCGGCCTCGACGTGCGTGTGGTCATGCCGCGCTACCGCACGATCCGCGAACAAGGCGTGCCCGCCGAAGGGCCGATCGCCGCGGCATTTCTCCCGCTCGGAGAGAAGACGGAGGAACTGCGTGTCTGGCGGGCGACCAGCACCGCGGTGCCTACGTGGTTCCTCGACGTGCCGGCCGCGTTCGAACGTGCCGCGATCTACGGCGAGCCTGATGATGCGCGTCGGTTCATCCTGTTCGCACGCGGCGTCGTCACGCTCATGCAACACCTGCGTGAGGTCGAGGGATGGCAGCCGGACGTGGTGCACTGTCACGACTGGCACTCCGCCCTCGTGCCTAACTACATCCGAACGGTGCTCGCGTACACGTTTGGCCACATCGCCACCGTCTTCACGATCCACAACCTTGCGTACCAGGGTCAGGTGACGCCGGCCACGGTGGGTCTGGCCGGGCTCGCCGAGGGCGGTATGGTGGAAGACAGTGTGGGTCCGGGCGTCGCCGGCACGTTCAACTTCATGGCGCGGGGTATCGGGTTCAGTGACGTGGTGAGCACCGTGAGTCCCACGTACGCCACCGAGATCCGGACGGGCGAATACGGCGAACGGCTCGATGGTCTGCTCCGGCGTCGCGCCGATCGACTCGTCGGCATCCTGAACGGCATCGACACCACGGTCAACGACCCGTCGACCGATCGACACATCGCCGCGCACTACAGCGCGGACGACCCCTCGGGCAAGGCAGCGTGCAAGGCGGCGCTGCAACGCGAGTGCGGATGGGCCGAGGACGCCGGCCGTCCGCTCCTCGGCATCGTGTCCCGACTCGTCGAACAGAAAGGGCTCGACCTGCTGGATCGGGTGGTCCCGTGGCTGGTGGGTCGGACCAATGCGCAGCTGGTGGTGCTTGGCTCGGGGCAGGCGCACCTGGAGGCGACCTTTCGACAGCACGCGAAGGCGTACCCGGCGCGCGTCGCGGCCCGCATCGGCTTTGACGCCGCGCTGGCGCAGCGCATTTACGCCGGTGCGGATGCGTTCCTCATGCCCTCACGTTTCGAGCCTTGCGGCCTGGGCCAGATGATCGCGATGCGCTACGGCACGATCCCGATCGTGCGCGCCACCGGTGGGTTGAGCGACACGGTACGCGAAGGATGGGACGGCAACGGCTTTCGCTTTCACCCGCCCAACGCCCAGCACCTGGCCGAAGCGATCGATCGCGCGCTGGCGGTGTGGCGCGACCCGAAGAGCTGGGCCATCCTGCGTGACCGAGGAATGCGCGAGGACCATTCCTGGGGATCGGCCGCGGGCCAATACGCAACGCTCTACGAACGGGCGATCCGGAGTCGGCGCGGGTAA
- the glgC gene encoding glucose-1-phosphate adenylyltransferase has translation MMSTRRSTNIARSAMAYVLAGGRGARLHELTDRRAKPAVFFGGKSRIIDFALSNALNSGIRRIGVATQYKAHSLIRHLQRGWNFLRPERNESFDILPASQRVSETQWYDGTADAVYQNIDIIEPYAPEFMVVLAGDHIYKMDYELMLEQHVEQDADVTVGCLVVPRLEATGFGVMHVDESDRIVTFVEKPADPPGIPGNPDFALASMGIYVFKTPFLFDLLRRDAGNPDSSHDFGKDIIPYVVTHGKAVAHRFDQSCVKAATEQEAYWRDAGTIDAYWEANIDLTTVTPSLDLYDQTWPIWSYAEIVPPAKFVHNEDGRRGTALNSLVSGGCIVSGSHVHRSLLFTGVKVHSYVKLEAAVVQPYADIGRGARLRNVVIDRDVRIPPGLVVGEDPAFDAQRFRRTDRGVVLITQPMLDRLDR, from the coding sequence ATGATGTCCACGCGACGCTCCACCAACATCGCGCGGAGCGCGATGGCCTATGTCCTGGCCGGGGGCCGCGGGGCCCGCCTGCACGAGCTGACCGATCGCCGCGCCAAGCCGGCGGTGTTCTTTGGCGGCAAGTCGCGCATCATCGACTTCGCGCTCTCCAACGCGCTCAACTCCGGCATCCGTCGCATCGGCGTGGCCACGCAGTACAAGGCGCACAGCCTGATCCGGCACCTGCAGCGCGGCTGGAACTTCCTGCGCCCCGAACGCAACGAGAGCTTCGACATCCTGCCGGCCAGCCAACGCGTCTCCGAGACGCAGTGGTACGACGGCACGGCCGACGCCGTCTACCAGAACATCGACATCATCGAGCCCTACGCACCGGAGTTCATGGTCGTCCTCGCCGGCGACCACATCTACAAGATGGACTACGAGCTGATGCTCGAGCAGCACGTCGAGCAGGACGCCGACGTGACCGTCGGCTGCCTCGTGGTCCCGCGGCTCGAGGCCACCGGGTTCGGCGTCATGCACGTGGACGAATCCGACCGGATCGTGACGTTCGTCGAGAAACCTGCCGATCCACCGGGCATCCCCGGCAACCCGGACTTCGCGCTGGCGAGCATGGGGATCTACGTCTTCAAGACGCCCTTTCTGTTCGACCTGCTCCGCCGCGACGCCGGCAACCCGGACTCGAGCCACGATTTCGGGAAGGACATCATCCCGTACGTCGTCACGCACGGCAAAGCCGTCGCCCACCGCTTCGACCAGTCCTGCGTCAAGGCGGCGACCGAGCAGGAGGCCTACTGGCGTGATGCCGGAACGATCGACGCCTACTGGGAGGCGAACATCGACCTCACCACGGTCACCCCGTCCCTCGACCTCTACGACCAGACGTGGCCGATCTGGAGCTACGCCGAGATCGTGCCACCGGCCAAGTTCGTGCATAACGAGGACGGCCGCCGGGGCACCGCACTCAACTCCCTGGTGTCCGGCGGGTGCATCGTCTCGGGGTCGCACGTGCACCGCAGCCTGCTCTTCACGGGCGTGAAGGTGCACTCCTACGTGAAGCTCGAGGCGGCGGTGGTGCAGCCCTACGCCGACATCGGGCGCGGCGCGCGGCTCCGAAACGTGGTGATCGACCGCGACGTGCGGATTCCGCCCGG